Proteins encoded by one window of Lepeophtheirus salmonis chromosome 3, UVic_Lsal_1.4, whole genome shotgun sequence:
- the LOC121113975 gene encoding salivary peroxidase/catechol oxidase has translation MSTHSPMIAGLEKMSMKVLLGVAFLLFLKSYVAMNPEEAIKIAKSKMPPAPNIRVGSFLKPYKKITKQSFKMNMRNALIRQAIREMEKNGTSRAYSEEDMMEEMMENCEEIEACQSEEIHCQVKKYRTITGECNNLQNPKWGASFTPFARVIEARYGNDESNPTTVGQHYEKPGCLKSGPLPNPRLLSVNFFKDKNRPLSRATHMLAQFGQFLDHDLTLTPEAHVDVPCCEDPSQEECNPIEVSRKDPFFSKFKQTCLELTRSEKFCNSRPRQQFNAVTSFVDASNVYGSEEELAKELRVPNSYLLRTTRTKTGKSLLPLIDGEFLAGDERSSEMPGLATMHNLFLREHNRIAKLLAEHHGHKSKEEIFQEARRIVGAEMQNIVYGEFLHGILGYRRFHYDLNLKQSSFYDPFMNPSTSNSFATAAFRFGHSMVEGSIQRRSISNNALIRTFQLKNNFNNLNEYTAKNGRGMEEIICGLFTQSAQSPDRFIIDDFTRFLFREKNSKFGQDLMARNIQRSRDHGLPPYGAFRQACGLKPICNWKTRPSSISKQNWNLLKRWYKSPNDIDLFVAGVAETPLSGSVLGETFACLIGRQFRALRDGDRFFFTHYGQSGSFTFEQIKSIRKRTLSQIICDNTQIKRVPISIFLRKSRKVYCSKHSTLNIDLFK, from the exons ATGTCAACACATTCACCAATGATTGCTGGATTGGAGAAGATGAGCATGAAGGTTTTACTAGGAGTCgcatttcttctctttttgaaATCCTATGTAGCCATGAATCCAGAGGAGGCTATCAAAATAGCAAAGTCCAAAATGCCACCAGCTCCAAATATAAGAGTTGGATCTTTTCTTAAGCCCTACAAGAAAATTACGAAGCA ATCCTTCAAAATGAACATGAGAAATGCACTGATCAGACAAGCCATTCGAGAAATGGAGAAAAATGGAACATCAAGAGCCTATTCAGAAGAGGATATGATGGAAGAAATGATGGAAAATTGTGAGGAAATCGAAGCTTGTCAAAGTGAGGAGATTCACTgtcaagttaaaaaatatcgaaCAATCACTGGTGAATGTAACAATCTCCAAAATCCAAAATGGGGAGCTTCCTTTACACCCTTTGCTAGAGTAATAGAGGCGCGTTATGGAAATGATGAATCTAATCCAACTACAGTTGGACAACATTATGAAA aGCCTGGCTGTCTAAAAAGTGGACCTCTTCCAAATCCCCGATTACtcagtgtaaatttttttaaagataagaaTAGGCCCTTAAGCAGAGCCACACACATGCTTGCACAATTTGGGCAATTTTTGGATCACGACTTAACATTAACTCCAGAGGCTCATGTGGATGTGCCTTGCTGTGAAGACCCTAGTCAAGAAGAATGTAATCCAATAGAAGTCTCTAGAAAAGAtccctttttttcaaagtttaaacAAACATGCTTAGAACTGACACGATCCGAAAAATTTTGTAACTCTCGTCCAAGGCAACAATTTAATGCTGTTACAAGTTTTGTGGATGCATCCAATGTCTATGGATCAGAAGAGGAACTTGCAAAGGAACTAAGAGTTCCCAACTCTTATTTGTTGCGAACTACTCGTACCAAAACTGGGAAATCACTTCTTCCGTTGATTGATGGGGAATTTCTTGCTGGTGATGAAAGGTCCAGTGAAATGCCTGGACTAGCGACAATGCACAATTTGTTTCTTAGGGAACATAACCGTATTGCTAAATTATTAGCGGAACATCATGGACATAAATCAAAGGAGGAGATTTTTCAGGAGGCTCGTAGAATTGTTGGAGCTGAAATGCAAAACATTGTCTATGGTGAATTTTTACACGGAATCTTAGGATATCGTAGGTTCCATTACGACTTGAATTTGAAACAAAGTTCATTCTATGACCCTTTCATGAACCCTTCCACCTCTAATTCATTTGCCACAGCTGCCTTTAGATTTGGTCATAGCATGGTTGAGGGTAGTATCCAAAGAAGATCCATTTCTAACAATGCCCTTATAAGGacatttcaattgaaaaataactttaataatttaaatgaatatacagCCAAAAATGGCAGAGGAATGGAAGAGATAATATGTGGTCTTTTTACACAGTCTGCACAGAGCCCTGATAGATTTATAATCGATGATTTTACAAGATTCCTTTTCCGAGAAAAGAATTCCAAATTTGGACAAGATCTAATGGcaagaaatattcaaagaaGTAGAGATCATGGACTTCCTCCTTATGGAGCATTTAGACAGGCTTGTGGCCTCAAGCCAATTTGCAATTGGAAAACTAGACCATCAAGTATTTCTAAGCAAAATTGGAATCTTCTGAAACGTTGGTATAAAAGCCCAAATGACATTGACCTGTTCGTTGCCGGTGTTGCTGAGACTCCTTTAAGCGGATCTGTTTTGGGAGAAACGTTCGCGTGTCTTATTGGAAGACAATTTAGGGCCTTAAGAGATGGAGATCGCTTCTTCTTTACCCATTACGGTCAAAGTGGATCCTTTACTTTTGAGCAAATCAAAAGCATTAGGAAACGAACCTTGAGTCAAATCATTTGCGACAACACACAAATCAAAAGGGTACCCATTAGTATATTTTTGCGTAAATCCCGCAAAGTATATTGTTCAAAACATTCAACCTTGAACATTGACCTCTTTAAGtaa
- the LOC121113973 gene encoding uncharacterized protein: MEFFCNHNNYKRKPGSGTLSPISSDNDGNLRSPNRVLPQITSNQPLHTPLPVLKNGLTHPEPYVILPTVVFDIPESVLPWIEIRKKEERKNRDLWNGSASLRAGVTDEIIHDFLHDKILNILSRLTAERRATKKVEEQWLGWVEEHVVTFTVVQFVERMIWDSIRKTAIKRHRAKPLNKNYFEDLDSGREIRQILLQNYPNPPEKNKLPILERLPLKEIILHFQIASVLRSRKESFVIRKMHEMIITQVACKTLFNELYKHIEKDMNKIDDIEKVVNPPITKWNTKI; the protein is encoded by the exons atgGAGTTCTTTTGCAAtcacaataattataaaagaaagcCTGGCAGTGGGACTCTATCACCGATTTCCTCTGATAATGATGGAAATCTTCGATCACCAAATCGTGTTCTCCCACAAATCACCTCAAATCAACCCCTCCATACTCCTCTTCCGGTCCTCAAAAATGGTTTAACACATCCAGAGCCATATGTCATATTACCAACAGTCGTGTTCGACATTCCTGAATCGGTCCTTCCTTGGATTGAAATAcgtaaaaaggaagaaaggaaAAACAGGGATCTATGGAATGGTTCAGCATCTTTAAGAGCAGGGGTTACGGATGAAATTATTCATGATTTTCTAcatgataaaatattgaatatactgTCTCGCTTAACTGCAGAAAGACGAGCCACTAAAAAGGTCGAAGAGCAATGGTTAGGATGGGTTGAAGAACATGTTGTTACCTTTACCGTCGTTCAATTCGTTGAGCGAATGATATGGGACTCAATACGAAAAACAGCTATTAAAAGACATAGAGCAAAGCCcttgaataaaaactattttgaggATTTA GATTCTGGAAGGGAAATACGTCAAATTCTACTTCAAAATTATCCTAATCCTCCAGAGAAAAATAAGTTACCAATTCTTGAACGCCTTCctctaaaagaaataattttacattttcaaattgcATCTGTATTACGATCCAGAAAAGAGAGCTTTGTTATCAGAAAAATGCATGAAATGATCATTACACAG GTGGCATGCAAAACTCTATTCAATGAGCTGTATAAGCATATTGAAAAGGATATGAATAAGATTGATGATATTGAAAAAGTGGTAAATCCACCCATAACTAAATGGAATACAAAGATTTGA